GGGGAGACCGCATGACGCCATACGGTTTTTTTGCGGCACTGGGCGGGCTCGTCGCCATCCTCTGGCTGCGGAGGCACCGGGCCGGGCTGGGCGTCACCGACAACGAGTTCTGGGCGGCCATGTGGACGTTGCTGCTGGGCGGCATCGCGGGGGCCAAGGGGCTGTTCGTGATCCTGGGCTGGCATCACTATGCCCGGGGTGAACTGCGCTTCTGGGCCGACTTCGGCACCGGATTCGTCTTTTTTGGCGGTCTGGCCGGAGCGATTCTGGCGGGGGCCGCGTTCGCCGCCGTACGCCGGTTGGATTTCTTCCGCGGCTCCGACTACTTCGCCGTGGCGTTGCCGCTGGGACATGCATTGGGGCGGGTCGGCTGCTTCTTTCAGGGCTGCTGCGGGGGACACCCGCCGCATCCGGTGCAGCTCTACGAGGCGGCCGGATTGGTGGCGATGGCGGGATGGGGGCGCCTGGTGCTCGACCGCGTGGAAGCGGGTCGCCTGCTTCCGGGCACCGCGTTCGCCGGGTACCTCGTCGTGTATGGATTGCTGCGCGTGCTGATGGACCCGCTGCGGGCCGACGGCCGGCCGGAGCGGTGGCTGGGCCTGTCCGCCCAGCAGGGTCTCGCGCTTGCATTGCTCGTGCTGGGTGTCACGGGCCTCATCTGGCGTGCAGGAAGTCCCGGCGGCTCGCGCGTAAGGAATCTCCGTGCCGTCCCACTCAACCGCGAATGAAAGGACGTGCGTTCCTCCTCGCGCTGGCGGCGTTCGCCGCTGCTGCCGTGGTTTCCGCGGCGGACAAATCCCTGCTCAACCTG
This is a stretch of genomic DNA from Verrucomicrobiia bacterium. It encodes these proteins:
- a CDS encoding prolipoprotein diacylglyceryl transferase; its protein translation is MTPYGFFAALGGLVAILWLRRHRAGLGVTDNEFWAAMWTLLLGGIAGAKGLFVILGWHHYARGELRFWADFGTGFVFFGGLAGAILAGAAFAAVRRLDFFRGSDYFAVALPLGHALGRVGCFFQGCCGGHPPHPVQLYEAAGLVAMAGWGRLVLDRVEAGRLLPGTAFAGYLVVYGLLRVLMDPLRADGRPERWLGLSAQQGLALALLVLGVTGLIWRAGSPGGSRVRNLRAVPLNRE